The Elusimicrobiota bacterium region TGACTTTAGAAATTGTTGTGGAAGTCAGTATGTACGGTTTACTCTTCCGCAGTTTACGCTTCCACCGGCGAAGTTCAAATAAACCGTTAACCGCAGCCTTATACGCTCCGGGTAAGCCTCTGCACTGGTCATGCACCTTTTTCGGCCCGTCAAGGGATACTAGTATCATATCCCAGCCGTTCCTAACAATTTGTTCCGCGGATTCTTTCAGCCTGACACCGTTCGTAACAACCGAAACTGTACACCCTTTATGTTTAATATAATTCATTAACTCAACCAGGTGTGGGTACAGAAACGCTTCTCCGCCGGTAACATAGAATATAGGTTTATACCTGGAAACTTCATCCACAATTTCCTTATATTTCTGTAACGGCATTGTTTTCAACAACTTTTTACCGTCTTCCGTATGAATATACCCTTTTTCACCGAACTGCCCACAGACAGCACAACGGTGGTTACACGCATTGGTAATACGCAAACTTATCTGTACCGGTGGGCGGCTTGCTTTCCCATCACCGCGCTTATAGTCAAGATCCGCGAGTATATGTTTACGGATAAGTGTTTTATTAAGAACAGGGATAAGATCCGGTGTACGGACACAGGTTTCTAAAACAAAATTTATCGGCGTTCGGCTGCGCATAACATACTCTTTTCTATATATTGCAATATTATACAATATTTAATGTTATTCGCTGGTTTTTACCTTAATGCCTGGTTTGGTATAACCTTATAACTTCATTATAAACGCAAGCTTAAAATACTTCGGGCGGATATCTATACTTACCCCTGCACCGGTTGGGTTTGATGTAAAAGTGTGTGTATGCACACCCGCGGGTTCAGAAATTAATCCGTCGTATTGGCCGGTAGCTTTACCAACAGCCAAGCGTGAATCCGTCCCGCCTGAACCAGCATGATGTATTGAATGCGTATGATTACCGTCAGACAAAGTCGTTCCTGTATGCGTATGCGCGGGCAGTGTTGAGGTTGATAAAACAATAGTATTAGCCCCGCCGGTAATACCGGGTTCCTCGCTTGTACTGATACTGACGATAAACCGGTCACTAAGGTCAGGCGTGCCGTTACTACCGTCACACAACACCCAGCCTACAGGTATTGTACTTTTTGTCCCGGCCCACATAATTATTGCACCTGCGGGAACCATATAAAAAGTGGTACCGCCAACCAACGATTTTAGTTCGCCATTAACCATTCCCCCGCCGGTAGATACAAACATGTCATAGGTACGCCCGCTGAGCTTATTACTATTCTCTGCAATAATAGAATATGGCGCAGCTGCCACTTTTTGCCGCGGGTTAAGCGTATCATTACCTAGCTTAATCTCCAGCCATAATTCATCCGCGGCAAGGATTTCCGGGGTAATAGCCGTAATACTTCCAACCGCAACGTTTAACATACCGTTGGTAACCGTAACATTATTCTGTATTTCAGACCATTTCAGTATCCCGCCGGTTGGTGAATCATACAAACTAAATGTTATACCAACAATATCCGTCAACGGCTGTCCAGCATTATCGGTTAACCGTCCCTGAAAGTTTATCATTGACGGAACCGCAGGATACGCTGTTGATTGTGTTAAGCAAAAAAGGATAAGTGCTGTTGACAAGACGGCTCTTTTGTTTATAAACATATATCAATTGTATGATATTAAAATATTTGTTCGCAAGTATGTGGTTAACCAAAAATATACTTTTTACTGTGATTAAAGTACGTTTGTATTTGGTATAATATTATCATAGGTATAAGCGATGAGTTAAAAAATCAGTCCCGTACCCCGGGGCTTTTTTGTTATACAAATATACCGAGAGTACAAGGATATATGGCAGAACTTAAACGTAACAATAACATCCGTAACGTCGCGATTATCGCGCATGTAGACCACGGGAAAACCACGCTTGTAGACTATATGCTTAAACAAAGCGGTACGTTCCGGGAAGAACAAAAAGTTGTTGACCGCGTTATGGATAACCTTGACCTGGAACGCGAACGCGGGATCACTATCACCGCAAAAAATTGTTCTATCCAGCTTAATGATATAAAGATAAATATTATTGACACCCCGGGACATGCTGACTTC contains the following coding sequences:
- a CDS encoding radical SAM protein, whose translation is MRSRTPINFVLETCVRTPDLIPVLNKTLIRKHILADLDYKRGDGKASRPPVQISLRITNACNHRCAVCGQFGEKGYIHTEDGKKLLKTMPLQKYKEIVDEVSRYKPIFYVTGGEAFLYPHLVELMNYIKHKGCTVSVVTNGVRLKESAEQIVRNGWDMILVSLDGPKKVHDQCRGLPGAYKAAVNGLFELRRWKRKLRKSKPYILTSTTISKVNAPVLDKTFTICNRIKPDVMVVYLSWFTTEKIGQQHTQIIEKALGIKPYTWKSYVNRFNEIDLDLFVSAVEKVRKKRWNFKSMFIPDLRLNDMKDYYLKPSEMFGYSKCIAPFIMVDIMPNGDVTTCRDFIDIKVGNVNDNKLLDIWNNDKFVQFRKLLIKHKGLLPICARCCGLMGF